The Candidatus Polarisedimenticolia bacterium genome window below encodes:
- the rplX gene encoding 50S ribosomal protein L24 yields MPALFLKKEDKVRVLAGKDRGKTGRVLRVIPAKGRAVVEGVAFVKRHTRPNPSKNVKGGIVERESSIHLSNLKVVCSECGEPTRVGHTILEDGKKVRVCKKCKGILDK; encoded by the coding sequence ATGCCCGCGTTGTTCTTGAAGAAGGAAGACAAGGTCAGGGTGCTCGCGGGAAAGGACCGGGGCAAGACCGGCCGGGTCCTGCGCGTCATCCCCGCCAAGGGGCGCGCGGTGGTGGAGGGCGTGGCGTTCGTCAAGCGTCACACCCGCCCGAATCCCTCGAAGAACGTCAAGGGGGGGATCGTGGAGCGCGAATCGAGCATCCACCTCAGCAACCTGAAGGTGGTCTGCTCGGAATGCGGCGAGCCGACTCGGGTGGGGCATACGATTCTCGAGGACGGGAAGAAAGTGCGGGTCTGCAAGAAGTGCAAGGGGATCCTGGACAAGTAG
- the rplE gene encoding 50S ribosomal protein L5 encodes MATARLKGRYDQEIVPTMIERFGYKNRMAVPRLSMIVLNMGVGDAVQNIKLLDNASEQLTLIAGQKAAVTRAKKSIANFKIRAGMPIGCQVTLRGARMYEFFDRLVSIALPRVRDFRGVSSRSFDGRGNYTLGVKDQLIFPEVNYQKVDRVRGVNVSIVTTARTDEEGKNLLTLLGLPFRKD; translated from the coding sequence ATGGCGACGGCGCGACTCAAGGGACGGTACGATCAAGAGATCGTGCCCACGATGATCGAGCGGTTCGGCTACAAGAACCGGATGGCGGTTCCCCGGCTCAGCATGATCGTCCTGAACATGGGCGTCGGAGACGCCGTCCAGAACATCAAGCTCCTCGACAACGCCTCGGAGCAACTCACGCTCATCGCGGGGCAGAAGGCGGCGGTGACGCGCGCCAAGAAGTCGATCGCCAACTTCAAGATCCGCGCCGGCATGCCGATCGGCTGCCAGGTGACGCTCCGCGGCGCCCGGATGTACGAGTTCTTCGATCGGCTGGTGTCGATCGCGCTGCCCCGCGTCCGGGACTTCCGGGGAGTCTCCTCGCGATCGTTCGACGGGCGCGGCAATTACACGCTCGGCGTCAAGGACCAGCTCATCTTCCCGGAGGTGAACTACCAGAAGGTGGATCGCGTCCGGGGAGTGAACGTCTCGATCGTCACGACGGCCCGGACCGACGAAGAGGGAAAGAACCTTCTGACCCTCCTGGGACTGCCTTTTCGGAAGGACTGA
- the rplN gene encoding 50S ribosomal protein L14, whose translation MIQMRTMLEVADNSGARRISCIHLRGRSVNLIGRIGDVITASVKEAVPEGNIKKGQVVRAVIVRMSKCQRRSDGTCIRFDENAAVLINDAGEPIGTRIFGPVARELREKNFMKILSLAPEVL comes from the coding sequence ATGATCCAGATGCGCACGATGCTCGAGGTCGCCGACAACTCCGGCGCCCGGCGCATCAGCTGCATCCATCTTCGGGGGCGCTCGGTGAATCTCATCGGCCGCATCGGCGACGTGATCACCGCCTCGGTGAAGGAGGCGGTGCCCGAGGGGAACATCAAGAAGGGGCAGGTGGTCCGGGCCGTCATTGTCCGGATGAGCAAGTGCCAGCGCCGCAGCGATGGCACGTGCATCCGCTTCGACGAGAACGCGGCCGTCCTGATCAACGATGCGGGGGAGCCGATCGGCACGCGCATCTTCGGCCCCGTCGCGCGGGAGCTGCGGGAGAAGAACTTCATGAAGATCCTCTCCCTGGCCCCGGAAGTCCTGTAG
- a CDS encoding type Z 30S ribosomal protein S14, whose protein sequence is MATAAMRAKQIRKPKFKVRRYNRCRHCGRPRGFLRKFGLCRICFRKLALEGMVPGVVKASW, encoded by the coding sequence TTGGCAACCGCCGCCATGCGCGCGAAGCAGATCCGCAAGCCGAAGTTCAAGGTCCGCCGCTACAACCGCTGCCGCCATTGCGGCCGGCCGCGCGGCTTCCTGCGGAAATTCGGCCTCTGCCGAATCTGCTTCAGGAAGCTGGCTCTGGAAGGAATGGTCCCGGGCGTCGTCAAAGCGAGCTGGTAA
- the rpsH gene encoding 30S ribosomal protein S8 — protein sequence MSMTDPIADMLTRIRNGVRARHPRVEIPHSNLKEHLAKILKKEGFVEAVAVVRPKEGFPVIRIALRYTPEGEPALAGLERVSRPGRRVYCAKDEIPPVLGGLGVAILSTSRGLMSGEECRRVGVGGEILCNIW from the coding sequence ATGAGCATGACCGATCCGATCGCCGACATGCTGACCCGGATCCGAAACGGCGTCCGCGCCCGCCATCCCCGCGTCGAGATTCCGCACTCGAACCTGAAGGAGCATCTGGCGAAGATCCTCAAGAAGGAGGGCTTCGTGGAGGCGGTGGCGGTCGTGCGGCCGAAAGAAGGGTTTCCCGTGATCCGGATCGCTTTGCGCTATACCCCCGAGGGGGAGCCGGCTCTCGCCGGACTCGAGAGGGTCAGCCGTCCCGGCCGGCGCGTCTACTGCGCGAAGGACGAGATCCCCCCGGTGCTGGGCGGGCTCGGCGTGGCGATTCTCTCGACCTCGCGAGGCCTGATGTCCGGCGAGGAATGCCGCCGGGTCGGCGTCGGCGGCGAGATTCTCTGCAACATCTGGTAG